One genomic region from Halodesulfovibrio sp. MK-HDV encodes:
- the dapA gene encoding 4-hydroxy-tetrahydrodipicolinate synthase codes for MNFSGAYTALVTPFQDGKIDEDRFRAHIEWQITEGIHGLVPCGTTGESATLTHDEHKEAIRICVDQANKRVPVLAGAGSNNTKEAVHLTQFAKEAGADGVLLISPYYNKPTQEGIYQHFKYIADTISMPMVLYNVPGRTGSNIMPSTVARLHKDIPQIVGIKEATGNLIQVSDLIEQCGASLNVLSGDDFTLLPLLSIGGAGVISVVSNLLPNKMASLCNAWNEGDISTARKLHFEMQPLNRAMFMESNPIPVKTALALQGKMDTDFRLPMVPLADENLKKLKAVLVDSGLL; via the coding sequence ATGAATTTTTCCGGAGCCTATACTGCACTGGTTACTCCATTTCAAGATGGCAAAATTGACGAAGACCGCTTTCGTGCACACATTGAATGGCAGATTACTGAAGGCATCCACGGTTTAGTACCGTGCGGCACCACTGGCGAATCTGCGACTCTTACCCATGATGAGCACAAAGAAGCCATCCGAATCTGTGTAGATCAGGCAAACAAGCGCGTGCCGGTTCTCGCCGGTGCCGGTTCCAACAACACAAAAGAGGCTGTCCACCTCACCCAGTTTGCTAAAGAAGCAGGTGCGGACGGCGTTCTTCTCATAAGCCCTTACTACAACAAACCGACTCAGGAAGGCATTTACCAGCACTTCAAATATATTGCTGACACAATCAGCATGCCTATGGTGCTCTATAATGTTCCGGGTAGAACCGGCAGCAACATTATGCCTTCAACTGTTGCGCGTTTGCATAAAGATATTCCTCAGATCGTTGGTATCAAAGAAGCTACTGGCAACCTTATTCAGGTTTCTGACCTCATTGAACAGTGCGGCGCTTCCCTTAACGTGCTCTCCGGCGATGACTTCACCCTGCTGCCACTTCTCTCAATTGGTGGTGCCGGTGTTATCTCCGTAGTGTCCAACCTTCTGCCTAACAAAATGGCAAGTCTATGCAACGCATGGAACGAAGGCGACATTTCGACAGCACGTAAACTGCATTTTGAAATGCAGCCACTGAACAGAGCTATGTTTATGGAGTCTAACCCTATTCCAGTTAAAACTGCACTTGCTTTGCAGGGCAAAATGGATACAGATTTCAGACTGCCTATGGTGCCACTTGCTGACGAAAACTTAAAAAAACTTAAAGCGGTTCTGGTGGACTCCGGTCTGCTGTAA